One segment of Mastomys coucha isolate ucsf_1 unplaced genomic scaffold, UCSF_Mcou_1 pScaffold23, whole genome shotgun sequence DNA contains the following:
- the LOC116073963 gene encoding uncharacterized protein LOC116073963 isoform X1, producing MSPGTPAPARVPEIPALGAPRIPGSRPRREPACHGRPGSPPEPGHAELPHLRRVGGRAAPRAPGKTEAGGGDAAAAQACAAAAPASRRGSARVRRARPLGALPGSRAAAVPAALPARSQPRGRNVKKRRRKKRKEKRKKRKKHCALLTSHPYGPSSFQRSSFVDWVTPVCLSIISVSEIC from the exons ATGAGCCCCGGGACCCCGGCCCCCGCCCGCGTCCCCGAGATCCCCGCACTCGGAGCGCCGCGCATCCCCGGGAGCCGCCCCCGTCGCGAGCCCGCTTGCCACGGCCGCCCCGGGTCGCCTCCTGAGCCAGGACACGCCGAGCTCCCTCACCTGAGGCGCGTCGGCGGACGAGCGGCCCCCAGAGCCCCGGGGAAAACTGAAGCGGGCGGCGGAGACGCGGCGGCGGCCCAGGCCTGCGCTGCCGCAGCTCCAGCCTCTCGGCGAGGAAGCGCTCGTGTGAGGAGAGCCCGCCCGCTCGGCGCGCTACCGGGGAGCCGAGCCGCCGCCGTGCCCGCGGCTCTTCCCGCGAGATCCCAGCCACG AGGCAGGaatgtgaaaaaaagaagaagaaagaaaagaaaagaaaaaagaaaaaaaagaaaaaaacactgtgCACTCTTGACTTCACATCCGTATGGCCCCTCTTCTTTCCAACGTTCCAGTTTTGTGGATTGGGTCACTCCAGTGTGTCTCTCAATCATCAGTGTATCAGAAATCTGCTga
- the LOC116073963 gene encoding uncharacterized protein LOC116073963 isoform X2 codes for MSPGTPAPARVPEIPALGAPRIPGSRPRREPACHGRPGSPPEPGHAELPHLRRVGGRAAPRAPGKTEAGGGDAAAAQACAAAAPASRRGSARVRRARPLGALPGSRAAAVPAALPARSQPR; via the coding sequence ATGAGCCCCGGGACCCCGGCCCCCGCCCGCGTCCCCGAGATCCCCGCACTCGGAGCGCCGCGCATCCCCGGGAGCCGCCCCCGTCGCGAGCCCGCTTGCCACGGCCGCCCCGGGTCGCCTCCTGAGCCAGGACACGCCGAGCTCCCTCACCTGAGGCGCGTCGGCGGACGAGCGGCCCCCAGAGCCCCGGGGAAAACTGAAGCGGGCGGCGGAGACGCGGCGGCGGCCCAGGCCTGCGCTGCCGCAGCTCCAGCCTCTCGGCGAGGAAGCGCTCGTGTGAGGAGAGCCCGCCCGCTCGGCGCGCTACCGGGGAGCCGAGCCGCCGCCGTGCCCGCGGCTCTTCCCGCGAGATCCCAGCCACGGTGA